GAAAGGATACCGCAGGAGTTTGCTTCAAACATATACTCCGATTTCGTATAGCCGATCTTGCGTATTACATCTCTGGTGATCTTTTGTACATCGAGATACGTATTTGATTTTACTTCACCCGCCAGAACAACCTGTCCGGTAGTTACAAGCGTCTCGCATGCCACCTTCGAATCAGGGTCCCATGCGAGGAAATTATCAATTAAAGCATCGGAAATCTGATCTGCGACCTTGTCAGGATGTCCTTCAGAAACCGATTCTGATGTGAATAAATATGGCATAAAAAAGATTTTTGAGTTTATGCAAAAGAGGAGAGACCGGCACTTGCAGCAGATGTAAAAAATGAGCATGTATTAGCCTTTTTTTTACGTGGTTGCAATCTTGTTCCCTTTTAATATGAACACAGCAAATCAGTCCACTTTGCAGCACGAAGGTACAAGATTTTTTATATTTTAAGAAATGAGTATAAGGCCCGCTGAGCATCCGGAAAGAAAATTCAACAGACAAACAATTCCTTATTATAACGTCGTAGCATGCCACCAGTAACAACAAGCTGCTCAATACATAGAAGTGCCGTAAAAGAAGGAACGCTGGTCGTTTGTTAATGTTGAAATCGGGACTATAAATGAAGGATATACGTATGATACAAAAGAGAAGAAGAAGTAGGTACAAACCCATATGAATGCCATACCAGTGCCTAACCAGTCCCTGATCTCGTCAGCATCATGTCAGCATCTCCTCAGCATCATGTCAGACTAAAGTCTGACGAGAGTCTGACATGATACTGACAAGAGTCTAATGAGATGCTGACGAGATCAGGGACTGGTCAGGGACTGGTCAGGAACTTTTAAGAGATTGGAGTGATAAGTGTGCCAAAATGGGGGCATTTTTCCTGGTCAGCTTTCTTAGCCGCTAATCGTAGATGAGAGGAATTAAGAGGGCAGAGGAGGTACCTATGAAAGCTGCTCTGATGCATTAAAGGCTGCTTCTTAGGTATTATTTGAATAGCATTTAATTAAAGGCTATTTTTAGCACCGATTTTGAAAAAGCTGGCTCATTGAAAAAAAGTATTTTATTTATAATAAACCCTATATCAGGAGGGAAGGATAAAAAGCATTTTCCCTCAGTCGCAGAAAGATATCTCGACAAAGATAAATTTACGCCGCGATTTGTTTTCACCGCCCGTTCTGGCCATGCATATGAGCTTGCCTTAAAAGCAGTGGAAGAAGGTACCGATTTTATTATTGCAGTAGGTGGCGATGGTACTGTTAACGAGATCGCATCGGCTGTTCAGGGTAGCCGTTCTGCGATGGGCATTATTCCATGTGGGTCTGGAAATGGCCTTGCGTTATCTCTCAATATCCCGTTAAACCACCGGAAAGCAATCGAGAGGGTCAATCTATTGAGGGCAAGTCCCATCGACACAGGTATATTAAATGGATCATATTTCTTTAATATGGCAGGGATAGGTTTTGATGCCCATATCAGTCATAAATTCTCGAATATGACATCGAGAGGTTTTCTTGGATATGTTAAGACTGCTTTTTCTGAGATAGTGAAGTACAAATCTGGCTCCTACAGGATAGAAGTAGACGGCAAGAATTACGACAGGACAGCATTTATGATTAGTATAGCCAACTCGCCGCAATATGGCAATAATGCATTTATATCGCCCACTGCCTTGTTAAATGACGGAATATTAGATGTTTGCATAGTCAAGCCTTTCCCCCTTGCTCTTTTTCCAGCGGTAGTTTTAAGGATGTTTACAAAAACATCTCAATATTCGAAGTACCTCGAAATAATAAAAGGCAGAAATATACGTATTGTATCATACGATCATACAAGAATTCATTTAGATGGAGAGCCTGGAGAAGCTGGGAAAGAAATTTCTATTTCAGTAAAACCTTCTTCGCTTTCTGTGTTATATTAGCTGCATGTCGAAAAAGAACAAGAATATTGCCGGTGTTGTATATTCAACAGACCCCGATTTTCAATTTCAATTCGAAGAACCTGCTGAACAGGAAACATTAGCTCCGTCAAAACAGGATCTGCGTGTGCAATTAGACAAAAAACAGAGAGGTGGTAAGGCGGTAACTCTGATAACGGGTTTTGTTGGCACTGCCGATGATCTTGAAATTCTGGGAAAAAGATTGAAGCAGAAATGCGGAACGGGCGGTTCTGCAAAGAACGGAGAAATTATTGTACAGGGTGATTTTCGCGATAAAATTGTTGAAACTCTGAAATCTGAAGGCTATAAAGTAAAGAAATCCGGAGGCTAAAAACCTAAAAACAGATTAATATGAAGTTTATTAAGACGATTGAGGCTCTTTTTTATCCGAGATTTGCAATTGAAAAAAAAAATGATTTTTATTGCAGAAAATTGTTACAATCAAAAGACAGTTTTTTTGAAGAACGTTATTTCCTAACCGGGATGCTGCTGATAGGAATAATGGAAATGTAATTAGGATCACATTTTTATTTATTTGAAAACTCTAATTTTGTTATTGTATAATTGCAAGTAAGTAGCAACTATTATATTTAAATTAAAAACTAAAAACTAAATTCTAAAAAAAATGGCAACCGCACCAACACCAACAACTGCGAAGAAAGAAAGCTCTGGTTCTAACATTTTTGCAAGCTTAACGATCGTTATCTGTCTTGTTATTGGCATCCTTTTATGGAAGTATGTAATGGGAAATCCCGCCAATTTTGAAGGTGGCGATCCTGAAAACGGACACCCGCTTGTAGGAAATTATTTCGGAATGGTTTATAAAGGGGGAGTGATCGTACCTATGCTGATGGGTATGTTCCTGATGGTAATTGTATTTTCTATTGAACGTTTCTTTGTTATTAATAAAGCCGCAGGGAAAGGTAACGTTGAAGTTTTTGTAAAAAAGGTTCAAACTTTATTAACTGCAGGAAATATCGAAGCAGCAATGGCTGAATGCGATAAACAAAAAGGTTCTGTAGCAAACGTTATTAAATCAGGTTTGAAAAAATACCGTGAGGTAGAAGCTGAAGGTACTCTTGATAACGATCAGGCAGCTTTAGCTATCCAGAAAGACATCGAAGAAGCAACAGCTCTTGAAATGCCAATGTTGGAACAGAATCTTACAATTATTGCGACTCTGGTTTCTACTGGTACATTAGTTGGTCTGTTAGGAACTGTAACAGGTATGATCAAATCGTTCAGTGCGTTGGCAACTGCCGGTGCTCCTGACCAGGCACAGCTTGCAAATGGTATCTCTGAAGCGCTTATCAACACAGCTACAGGTATCGCAACTTCTACTGTTGCTATTATTATGTACAATATCTTTACTTCAAAAATTGACAAGTTAACTTATTCAATTGACGAAGCTGGATTCTCAATTGTACAGACCTACGCTAGCACGCATAAATAATATTTGAAAAAAGTTTGTCGGATTTATGGAATATCCGACCTTTTTTCATCCACTATTAAAAATGATTAAGGAATCATTATAAAATTGAAAGATGCCTAAAGTAAAAGTACCAAGAAAGAGTACCGCTATAGATATGACGGCGATGTGTGATGTGGCTTCTTTGCTGTTAACGTTCTTTATCTTAACAGCAACTGCCCGTCAGCCAGAACCGTTGACTGTAGACACTCCGACTTCAACCGTAAAGATCAAAGTTCCGGAAGTCAATATAGGGACAATAACTGTCGGAGACGGAAAGGTTTTCTTTGGCGTGAAAGGTCAGAACGTACGTATAAGTATGCTTGAAAAGATGGGCGAACGTTATAAAATACAGTTCACTCCTGAAGAAAAGAAACGTTTCTCGCTAATGGAAAGCTTTGGTGTTGATATTCGTCAGTTAAAACAGGTTATCGCCCTGTCAAGTGCAGACAGAAACAAAGAAGGTTTGCAGCCCGGGATACCAGTTGATTCGGTTGGAACGGCTCCATCACAGTTGCACGACTGGATTTATCAGGCCCGTGTAGCTACAAAAGAGCTTAACGACGAGCAGATGCGCGTGTCTATCAAAGGCGATTCTAAAGAAGAATACCCTGCGGTAAAGAAAATTATAGATATTTTACAAAAACAAAAGGTTAATAAATTTAGTCTGATTACCTCTCTGGAGGGACTTGATTAATCCATTAATCGTAAAAAATAAATAGATATGGCAGAATTAGATACCGGTGGGGGTGGTGGCAAACACAAAGGAGGGAAGGTAAGAAGTAAGAAGCAGTCGACTCGTGTGGATATGACTCCGATGGTTGACCTTATGTTTCTTCTGATCACTTTCTTCATGCTCACTACAACGCTTGCAAAGCCACAGGCAATGGACCTTGCAATGCCGGATAAGAATGATCAGGACCCTAACGAGCAGCTGGATGTTGCTGATACACGGACAATGACCGTATTACTGGGAAATAAAAACAGGATAGAATGGTATATAGGATTAGTTGATGATCCGAAGACGCCACCGACTGTTGAAAACTATGGTAAGAACGGCATCCGTAAAGCAATTCTTGACAAAGCCAAAGAAATTAAGGGTGCTACCGGAAAAGACATGATCGTATTAATTAAACCAAGCGCTAAGTCTAATTATAAAAACCTGGTAGATATATTGGATGAGATAAAGATCACCAATGTTAAGCAGTATGCCATAGTAGATATTACAGATCCTGAAATCGGTCTGCTTAAGCGCGATGACATATATTAATACCACTAAAGAAAGAAATTAGAGATGGCAAAATTAGATATTTTTAATGTTCAGTGGATCGACGTGGTGTTTGCCGGCAGAAATCAGGCTTATGGGGCGTATCAGCTTCGTAAGAATAATGCCAGAACGACAAACCGGGCCCTTATAATAGGAAGTATCCTTTTTATATTGGCAATAAGCTCACCGCTTATCGCTAAGTATATAAGTGGCCTTGGTCCCGACGAAGAGGCTGAAAACAGAGTTATAGAAACTGAGGTAGTTTTAACACCGCCTCCTCCTGTAGATGAGCAGGCACCTCCTCCTCCCCCGGCTGCAGAACCACCGCGCCCAAGGGTAGACCAGGTGCGTTTCCCGCCTCCGGTAGTTGTACCTGCTGAAAAGGTGAGAGATGAAGAACCTCCTACAGTAGAAGAACTGAAAGTTGCTGACCCTGGTCAGAAAACTATTGCCGGAGACCCGAATGCTGAAATCAGAATCGACGAACCGGTGGGAACAGCTCCTCCAACCAAAGCAGCAGTTGTAGAAGATAACTCGGTGCATGACTTTGCAAGTATTGAGGAAATGCCAAGTTTTCCGGGCGGTATGGAAAAGTTCTACAACTATGTTAGTAAGAACTACGTTTACCCTGCTGCAGCGCGTGAACAAGGAGTCTCCGGACGTTTGATCATGAGTTTTATCGTTGAGAAAGACGGAAGTTTAACCGATATCAAGGTGCTTAGGGATCTTGGAATGGGAACCGGCGAGGAAGCTGCCAGGATGTTAAAGAAGGCTCCGAAATGGAAGCCTGGTATTCAGAACGGCCGGCCGGTACGTGTTCAATACACTTTACCGATCATGCTGAACCTGGAGGGATCATAGAAATGATTGAAAGAGAAAGTCAACAAAAATCGCCCGCAAAGCGATTTTTGTTCATTTTTGGCCTGTTCATGTTTGTGTTTTACTTAGTAGTTGGACTGGCTATAATTTTTTGGGACGGAGTTCCCCTGCATCTGGAGAAGACCTATCGCGTGGTATTTGGCGTTTTCCTGATTGCTTATTCTTTTTTAAGGTTGGTTAGGCTTTTACAAACAAGAAGGGACTGACAGATGAAACGCCATATTTTTTATCTTTTATTTACAGGCACTCTGTTTATATCGTGTAATAGCGGTAAAGTTACAGAGTCGGAAACCACCGGGTCTACCGAAATACTGGTCGATGAGAGCTTCGCGCCTATAGTGGAGGATCAATGGTATGTATTTGAGAATACCTATACCAGGGCTGATATTAAGCTAATTTATAAAGCCGAGAATCAGCTCGTTAATGATTTCCTTGCTGATAGCGCGAAAATAGCTATCATGTCGCGCTTGTTAACTCCGGATGAGGCGAGGGTTTTTGATAAGAAAAAGATAAAAATACGGGCCACCCGTTTTGCTGTTGATGCAGTAGCTCTGATTGCAAACAAATCATCGTCAGACACGACGATTACTGTTCAGGAAATTGTGGATATTATGCAGGGAAAGCCCTCAAAAAGGCAGCTTGTATTTGACAATCCCAATTCGAGTACGGTCAGATATTTAAAAGATTTAGCAAAAATTAGTAAATTGCCTTCGAAAGGTGTGTATGCTCTTAAAACAAATTCGCAAGTTATTGAGTATGTACACAATAATATAGGGTCGATTGGTGTTATAGGAATAAACTGGTATAAGCAGCCGAGCAAGGAACTAGAGCCTCTGGTAAAGGATCTAAAGGTGCTTGGTGTAAAGAATGTCGCCGGGAAAGCCGGTTCTGATAAGTTTTACAAGCCTAGCCAGGATAATCTTGCGATGGAGCTTTACCCTCTTAGCAGAAGTTTATATATTATTAATTGCCAGGGCGGGCCTGGATTGGGTTGGGGATTCGCTTCTTTTCTGGCCGGTGAAACCGGACAGAGGATTGTACTGAAGTCGGGATTATTGCCAGATAGCATTCCACCCCGCGAAATAATGATCAGATAAATTAAGTAAAATAAAAAGTATATTAATAAACTATGAAAGTGATAAGAAGAGCAGTACAGGCAGGCCTGGTAATGGGAATGATAGGGACGGCGGCTTTTGCACAAAACTTAGGCGATGCAAAGAAGGCAATCGATGCAGAGAAATATCAGCAAGCCAAAACTATTCTTAAAAAACTAATTGCAACCCAGCCAGCTTCAGGAGAAAATTATTTCTATTTAGGAAACGTATATCTTAAAACAGAGTACGTTGATTCTGCTAAAGCAACTTTTACAAAAGGGGTGTCGGCAAGCAATGAGTACCCACTTAACTATGTTGGACTAGGAGCTGTTGATCTCCATGCCAATAATGCAGCTTCGGCAAAAACCAATTTTGATAAGGCATTGTCGCTGGCAAAGAAAAAGGACTATACACCTTATCTTTATATAGGAAAGGCTTACACGAATAACCCTAAGCCCAACTATGCTGCGGCGATCGAGAACCTTGAAAAGGCTAAATCAATAAATGAAAAAGATGCGGAGATTTTTCTTGCTCTTGGAGACGCCTATAATGGTGATAAAAAGAACAGTGAAGCATATAGTGCTTATCGTACCGCGTTTGATATGGACAAGAACTTGCTGAGGGCAAAGATTGAACTTGGAAAGACTCTTATACGTTCTAAAGCTTATAACGAAGCTACCAATGAATTTAATGCAGTATTAGCAACTAATCCGGATTATGCACCTGCTTACAGAGAGCTGGCAGAAGCTTACTATCTGTGGGCAAAGGATAATAATTATGAAGTAGCCAAGATTAAGGAGGCTTTAAAATATTATGGTAAGTACATGGATCTTACCGATCGCTCTATAGAGTCGAGAATGCGGTATGCGGACTTCCTGATCCTTGCCAGAGAGTATAGTGCATTGGAACAGGAAGCGCAGGAAATGGCTAAGATTGATAAGGCCAATCCGCGCATCTACCGGTACTTAGGCTATTCTGCTTTCGAAAATGGACACTTTGCAGAAAGCGTAACCGCGTTGAAAGAGTTTATGGCAAAGTCTGAAAAAGTAATTGGCCAGGATTATTATTATTTGGGAAGAGCACAGCTGCAGTTAGGCGATACTTCTGCCGTTTCAACTCTTGCAAAGGCGATTGCAACTGATTCTTCTTATGCCGAGCCTCTTAGTGAGCTTGCGAAAACCCAATTTACAGAAAAGAAATATGGATTGGCTGCGAGGCTTTATGAGCTGGCAATAACTTATCCTCAATCAAAAACTTTGGTTTATGATAATTTCTATTTAGGAATGGCCCATTATTTTGATTATGCAGGTAAAGATGCAGCGACTCAAAAGGCCAGCCGTGATATTCTAGTGAAAGCTGATTCAGCTTTTAGTTTCGTAATTCAAAAATCACCTACTACTCCCGATTCTTATTTATACAGGGCACGGGTAAACCGCTTGCTTGATGATGATCAGAATTCAAAAGGACTAATGGTGCCTTTTTATGAGAAGTTTATAGAAATTGTATCCGCGAAACCGGAGGCAGTGGCTGATTCCAGGAACAAGAGAAACCTGGCCGAAGCTTATAATAATCTCGGCGCATTCTATATCAGGTCAAACCAGTCTAAAGCGAAAGACTATTTCAATAAGACGATTCAACTCGATCCAACAAACACCTATGCGCCCGAGGCGTTAAAATCATTAGGGAATTAAAAGAAAGAGAGCCTGTTTCGGGCTCTTTTTTTATATTTGCGTAATTTTAAAGCTTAGCGATGGAAACGCCCGTGAATATGCCTGTTAATTACCTTCCTATTTTGTTTCAAATGCTCGTTGCATTAGGCTTCGTTGTATTCACAATGGTGCTTACGCACATGCTGGGTCCTAAAAGGAAAACTAAAGATAAATTAACACCCTTTGAGGCTGGTATAGAAGTAGTTGGAAACGCCCGCTCCCCCTTTTCAATTAAATACTTTCTTGTTGCGATACTGTTTGTGCTGTTTGATGTGGAAGTGATCTTTATGTATCCTTGGGCGGTAAATTTTAAGGAGATGGGAATGGATGGGATGATTGAGATGTTTATTTTCATGGGGACACTCCTGCTTGGTTTTATTTATATAATAAAGAAAAAAGCACTGGACTGGGAGTAATTAGAATTATTCTAAATAAATGCAGCATATCTTAGTGCTGTGTTAATTTTGTAACTTTGAAGTCCATATTTCTACGATGAAATGGGCTTTTTTTATTTTAGGAGGAGACAGAAATGAGTGATATAAAATTGGCAGAAGCACCTGCAGGGATAGAAGGCTCTGGTTTTTTTGCAACTTCTTTAGAAAAAGTGATTGGGTTGGCCAGGGCAAACTCCTTATGGCCCTTACCCTTTGCTACATCCTGTTGCGGTATTGAATTTATGGCAACGATGGGTGCACATTATGATTTGGCCCGTTTTGGGTCGGAGCGTCCTTCTTTTTCGCCAAGACAAGCCGACATGCTTTTAGTTATGGGAACGATTGCAAAAAAGATGGCGCCCGTTTTAAGGCAGGTTTATATACAGATGGCCGAGCCGAGGTGGGTGATAGCAGTCGGAGCTTGTGCTACCAGCGGTGGGATTTTCGACACCTACTCTGTGCTTCAGGGCATAGATGAAGTGATCCCGGTGGATGTGTATGTGCCGGGTTGTCCGCCAAGACCCGAGGCAATTTTAAGCGGTGTTTTGAGATTGCAGGAGCTTGTAAAAACTGAACCTCTCCGCAGAAGGAATCAGCCGGAATATAAAGAGTTATTAAATAAATACGGAATCCAGTAAATGGGTAAAATTAGCAATCAGGTTGTACTTCAAAAACTGAGTGCAAGATTTGGCACTAAAATTTTGCTTTCATCAGAACCACAAGGCCTTTTAACAATTGAGGCCGGGCGGAACGATATATTAGAAATTTTAACATTCCTGAAAGAGGACGGAGAGTTAAATTTTAATTTTCTTACTGATATAACAGGGATCCATTATCCCGAAAGAGAATTGCCAATTGGCGTAATCTATCATCTTCACAGCTTCAGGAACAATGTACGTATACGTATAAAAGTTTTTCTGGAAGATCAGAATCCTTCTATTCCTACGGCGACCGGCTTATGGCATGGGGCTAATTGGATGGAGAGGGAGACATATGACTTTTTTGGGGTGAATTTTGAAGGTCACCCAGATCTACGCCGTATTTTAAATGTGGACGATATGACGGTATTTCCGATGCGGAAAGAGTTTCCGCTTGAAGATCCAAACCGTGCAGATAAAAAGGACTTTTACTTCGGAAGGTAAAAAAATGAATCAACCCGTAATCGTAAATAATCAGGAACGCAAAGAGACCACGACATTAAATCTTGGCCCAACACACCCTGCGACACATGGTGTGTTTCAGAATGTCTTGGAGATGGATGGAGAGCGTATCGTGAGTGGCGTTTCTACTATTGGATATATTCACAGGGCATTTGAAAAAATAGCCGAACACAGGCCGTTTTACCAGATCACTCCTCTTACCGACAGGATGAACTATTGTTCATCGCCCATTAACAATATGGGCTGGCATATGACGGTCGAGAAAATGCTTGGAATTAAAACGCCAAAGAGAGTGGACTATATGCGCGTTATTATTATGGAGCTGGCGCGTATTTCAGACCATCTTATTTGTAACGGTATTTTAGGGGTAGACACGGGCGCTTATTCCGGCTTTTTATATTTAATGGAAAAGCGCGAGCATATTTACGAAATATACGAGGAGATATGCGGAGCGCGTTTAACCACGAATATTGGTCGTGTAGGTGGCTTTGAGCGTGATTTTAACGATATAGCCTGGACCAAGATCAGGAAATTTGTAAAAGATTATCCGCCTGTCCTGAAAGAGTTTGAAGAGTTGTTTACCCGTAACCGTATTTTCATGGATCGTACCCAGGGCGTTGGCGCTGTGGATGCGGAAACTGCTTTAAGCTACAGCTGGACCGGGCCGATTTTACGCGCATGCGGAGTGGATTATGATGTGAGGGTAAACGAGCCTTACAGTTCTTATGAAGATTTCGATTTTGATATTCCTGTTGGTACAACCGGAGATGTCTATGATCGCTATATGGTAAGGAACGAAGAAATGTATCAGAGTATCCGCATTATAGAGCAGGCTCTTGATATGCTTGAACGTGAACCGAAGGGTGTCTTTCATGCGGATGTTCCTGAAATATTCCTTCCTCCGAAGGAAGAGGTTTATAACAATATGGAGGCCCTGATCTATCATTTTAAGATAGTTATGGGCGAAGTTGATAGTCCGAAGACAGAGGTTTACCACTGTGTGGAGGGTGCAAATGGCGAACTTGGTTTTTATCTTGTGAATGACGGCGGGCGTACGCCTTACAGGCTTCATTTCCGCAGACCAAGCTTTATAAATTATCAGCTATATGCACCAATGAGTCGTGGAATGCTATTGTCTGACGCGATTATCAATATGAGTAGTTTAAATGTGATTGCAGGAGAATTAGATGCTTAAAATTTCTAACACAGAAGAAGTGATTTTCAGTCCTGAGCTTGTTACTAAGTTCAACGAGATTGTTTCACGTTACCCGGAAGATAAGCAGAAGTCGGCTCTTCTTCCGATTCTTCACCTTGTTCAGGCGGAATATGGTTGGATCAGTACACCTGCAATGGACAAGGTGGCCGAGTATCTCGATCTAAAGCCAATTGAGGTGTACGAGGTGGCAACGTTCTATACCATGTTCTTTCTGAAGCCCCAGGGTAAGTATGTCCTGGAAGTTTGCCGTACCGGGCCATGTTGTTTGGTTGGCGCAGAGAAGATAATGAAATATATTGAGCAAAAGCTAAATGTAAAAGAGGGAGAAGTAACTCCTGATGGATTATTTAGCTGGCGAGGAGTGGAATGCCTGGCAGCTTGTGGTACCGGACCTGTTTTACAGATTGGTCC
The window above is part of the Arcticibacter tournemirensis genome. Proteins encoded here:
- a CDS encoding diacylglycerol/lipid kinase family protein, which gives rise to MKKSILFIINPISGGKDKKHFPSVAERYLDKDKFTPRFVFTARSGHAYELALKAVEEGTDFIIAVGGDGTVNEIASAVQGSRSAMGIIPCGSGNGLALSLNIPLNHRKAIERVNLLRASPIDTGILNGSYFFNMAGIGFDAHISHKFSNMTSRGFLGYVKTAFSEIVKYKSGSYRIEVDGKNYDRTAFMISIANSPQYGNNAFISPTALLNDGILDVCIVKPFPLALFPAVVLRMFTKTSQYSKYLEIIKGRNIRIVSYDHTRIHLDGEPGEAGKEISISVKPSSLSVLY
- a CDS encoding biopolymer transporter ExbD, with translation MPKVKVPRKSTAIDMTAMCDVASLLLTFFILTATARQPEPLTVDTPTSTVKIKVPEVNIGTITVGDGKVFFGVKGQNVRISMLEKMGERYKIQFTPEEKKRFSLMESFGVDIRQLKQVIALSSADRNKEGLQPGIPVDSVGTAPSQLHDWIYQARVATKELNDEQMRVSIKGDSKEEYPAVKKIIDILQKQKVNKFSLITSLEGLD
- a CDS encoding MotA/TolQ/ExbB proton channel family protein, whose protein sequence is MATAPTPTTAKKESSGSNIFASLTIVICLVIGILLWKYVMGNPANFEGGDPENGHPLVGNYFGMVYKGGVIVPMLMGMFLMVIVFSIERFFVINKAAGKGNVEVFVKKVQTLLTAGNIEAAMAECDKQKGSVANVIKSGLKKYREVEAEGTLDNDQAALAIQKDIEEATALEMPMLEQNLTIIATLVSTGTLVGLLGTVTGMIKSFSALATAGAPDQAQLANGISEALINTATGIATSTVAIIMYNIFTSKIDKLTYSIDEAGFSIVQTYASTHK
- a CDS encoding PstS family phosphate ABC transporter substrate-binding protein, which encodes MKRHIFYLLFTGTLFISCNSGKVTESETTGSTEILVDESFAPIVEDQWYVFENTYTRADIKLIYKAENQLVNDFLADSAKIAIMSRLLTPDEARVFDKKKIKIRATRFAVDAVALIANKSSSDTTITVQEIVDIMQGKPSKRQLVFDNPNSSTVRYLKDLAKISKLPSKGVYALKTNSQVIEYVHNNIGSIGVIGINWYKQPSKELEPLVKDLKVLGVKNVAGKAGSDKFYKPSQDNLAMELYPLSRSLYIINCQGGPGLGWGFASFLAGETGQRIVLKSGLLPDSIPPREIMIR
- a CDS encoding NADH-quinone oxidoreductase subunit A; translated protein: METPVNMPVNYLPILFQMLVALGFVVFTMVLTHMLGPKRKTKDKLTPFEAGIEVVGNARSPFSIKYFLVAILFVLFDVEVIFMYPWAVNFKEMGMDGMIEMFIFMGTLLLGFIYIIKKKALDWE
- a CDS encoding energy transducer TonB, encoding MAKLDIFNVQWIDVVFAGRNQAYGAYQLRKNNARTTNRALIIGSILFILAISSPLIAKYISGLGPDEEAENRVIETEVVLTPPPPVDEQAPPPPPAAEPPRPRVDQVRFPPPVVVPAEKVRDEEPPTVEELKVADPGQKTIAGDPNAEIRIDEPVGTAPPTKAAVVEDNSVHDFASIEEMPSFPGGMEKFYNYVSKNYVYPAAAREQGVSGRLIMSFIVEKDGSLTDIKVLRDLGMGTGEEAARMLKKAPKWKPGIQNGRPVRVQYTLPIMLNLEGS
- a CDS encoding NADH-quinone oxidoreductase subunit B, whose amino-acid sequence is MSDIKLAEAPAGIEGSGFFATSLEKVIGLARANSLWPLPFATSCCGIEFMATMGAHYDLARFGSERPSFSPRQADMLLVMGTIAKKMAPVLRQVYIQMAEPRWVIAVGACATSGGIFDTYSVLQGIDEVIPVDVYVPGCPPRPEAILSGVLRLQELVKTEPLRRRNQPEYKELLNKYGIQ
- a CDS encoding NADH-quinone oxidoreductase subunit D, with the translated sequence MNQPVIVNNQERKETTTLNLGPTHPATHGVFQNVLEMDGERIVSGVSTIGYIHRAFEKIAEHRPFYQITPLTDRMNYCSSPINNMGWHMTVEKMLGIKTPKRVDYMRVIIMELARISDHLICNGILGVDTGAYSGFLYLMEKREHIYEIYEEICGARLTTNIGRVGGFERDFNDIAWTKIRKFVKDYPPVLKEFEELFTRNRIFMDRTQGVGAVDAETALSYSWTGPILRACGVDYDVRVNEPYSSYEDFDFDIPVGTTGDVYDRYMVRNEEMYQSIRIIEQALDMLEREPKGVFHADVPEIFLPPKEEVYNNMEALIYHFKIVMGEVDSPKTEVYHCVEGANGELGFYLVNDGGRTPYRLHFRRPSFINYQLYAPMSRGMLLSDAIINMSSLNVIAGELDA
- a CDS encoding NADH-quinone oxidoreductase subunit C, whose translation is MGKISNQVVLQKLSARFGTKILLSSEPQGLLTIEAGRNDILEILTFLKEDGELNFNFLTDITGIHYPERELPIGVIYHLHSFRNNVRIRIKVFLEDQNPSIPTATGLWHGANWMERETYDFFGVNFEGHPDLRRILNVDDMTVFPMRKEFPLEDPNRADKKDFYFGR
- a CDS encoding tetratricopeptide repeat protein, with amino-acid sequence MKVIRRAVQAGLVMGMIGTAAFAQNLGDAKKAIDAEKYQQAKTILKKLIATQPASGENYFYLGNVYLKTEYVDSAKATFTKGVSASNEYPLNYVGLGAVDLHANNAASAKTNFDKALSLAKKKDYTPYLYIGKAYTNNPKPNYAAAIENLEKAKSINEKDAEIFLALGDAYNGDKKNSEAYSAYRTAFDMDKNLLRAKIELGKTLIRSKAYNEATNEFNAVLATNPDYAPAYRELAEAYYLWAKDNNYEVAKIKEALKYYGKYMDLTDRSIESRMRYADFLILAREYSALEQEAQEMAKIDKANPRIYRYLGYSAFENGHFAESVTALKEFMAKSEKVIGQDYYYLGRAQLQLGDTSAVSTLAKAIATDSSYAEPLSELAKTQFTEKKYGLAARLYELAITYPQSKTLVYDNFYLGMAHYFDYAGKDAATQKASRDILVKADSAFSFVIQKSPTTPDSYLYRARVNRLLDDDQNSKGLMVPFYEKFIEIVSAKPEAVADSRNKRNLAEAYNNLGAFYIRSNQSKAKDYFNKTIQLDPTNTYAPEALKSLGN
- a CDS encoding ExbD/TolR family protein; amino-acid sequence: MAELDTGGGGGKHKGGKVRSKKQSTRVDMTPMVDLMFLLITFFMLTTTLAKPQAMDLAMPDKNDQDPNEQLDVADTRTMTVLLGNKNRIEWYIGLVDDPKTPPTVENYGKNGIRKAILDKAKEIKGATGKDMIVLIKPSAKSNYKNLVDILDEIKITNVKQYAIVDITDPEIGLLKRDDIY
- the nuoE gene encoding complex I 24 kDa subunit family protein, encoding MLKISNTEEVIFSPELVTKFNEIVSRYPEDKQKSALLPILHLVQAEYGWISTPAMDKVAEYLDLKPIEVYEVATFYTMFFLKPQGKYVLEVCRTGPCCLVGAEKIMKYIEQKLNVKEGEVTPDGLFSWRGVECLAACGTGPVLQIGPEYTYYENLTEAKVDELIDGLRLKTAENAQMI
- a CDS encoding translation initiation factor, whose product is MSKKNKNIAGVVYSTDPDFQFQFEEPAEQETLAPSKQDLRVQLDKKQRGGKAVTLITGFVGTADDLEILGKRLKQKCGTGGSAKNGEIIVQGDFRDKIVETLKSEGYKVKKSGG